The following is a genomic window from Polaribacter atrinae.
GAGTCTAGTAGTTTGCATGTCTCTAAAGAAGATTTTGGTAACTATTTAAACAAAACAACAAGTTGGGAGTTTGATGGTAAAAAGTTAATACCCCAAATTTTAGATGTACAATCAGGAGAACATCATACAAAAGTGATCTGTTTCTTATCCCAAAATCCAGATAATATAAAGTCCGTTACCATAAAAAACGAATTTTTACTGAATGTAACATCGCACTCTAATATTGTTCAATTAGACATCAACAATACGTTTAAAGATTTTAGGTTACATAAGGGAAGAAGAGAAATAAAAGTAGATTATAATTAAAATAATAGACTTAATTAGGGTAGGGAATAAGTGTTAGTTTTTATTTAGGTTTTAAATGTTTTGGCATATCTCTACTGCCATGTAAAACCCTAATAATTATTAATTTATTGATGTCTATTGTATAAAAAACAAGATGTTTTTGAATAGGGAAACTATACAGATTTTCTTTAATATCGTTTCTTAATCTACCTAAATTTGGTTGTTTACATAACTTAAAAAATAAGTCTTCGATGTTTGATAAATATAGTATGGCTTGGTCTTGGTTATGTTTTTTTCTGTATAATCAAAAATAGCATCTAAATCTGCATCAGCTTCATTAGTTAACTCATAATTTTTGATAGTAAGCATATTATTGATTACGTTTAGACGCTATAATATCCTTAACCGAACGTTTGCTTATTCCGCTTTCAAATCCTTTTTCAATTTCGGCTCTTAAGTCATTTATAACTTTATTTCTATAAATTGTATGAAGGCGTAAAGCATCTCTAATAACTTCACTATTATTTTGATATTCACCAGATTTTACTTGATTAGATATGTATTCTTCTTGCTGTTTTGTAAAACTAATATTCATAATATCATTAATTTAAAGACATAAAAATACAAACTATATCCATATTAAGCAAATATGGATATAATTGTTCAGTAAGTAACTATTTTTATCTCTCAAATAAAACCACCGTTTCTATATGACTTGTATGTGGAAATTGATCGACCAAACTAATTTTTTTAATCTGGTAACCAGCTTCAGCTAACAATTCTGTATCTCTTGCTTGCGTTGCAGGGTTACAAGAAACATACACCATTCTGTCTGCGTTTAAGTTGATGATTTTTTGCAGTGTTTTTGGCGCAATTCCTGCTCTAGCAGGATCTAAAATAATTGTTTTAATTTTATTCTGATATTCTGGATGTGCAATTAAAAACTTACCAACATCGGCAGCATAAAATTGTAAGCCCTCAATGTTATTTCTTTTGGCATTTTTTTCTGCATCTTCAATCGCAGAAGCTACAATATCTACACCAACAATTTTTGCGTTTTCACTTTTAGAAGCTACAATCTGACCGATCGTTCCTGTTCCGCAGAATAAATCCATTACAACTGTATTGTCTACTTTTGTTTTATCTTCTAAAACATATTCAACCACTTTGTTGTATAATTTTTCGGCACATTTTGGGTTTGTTTGAAAAAAGCTTTTCATGCTAATTTCAAAGTTTAAACCTAATAATTCTTCTACAATTTTATCTTTACCATACACCAAATCTAAACTACCAGCAGTTGCAATAGTTCTATCTCCAGTTTCATCATTAATTGTATGTAATAATCCAGCTAATCTTTCGCCAAAAATATTTTTTAAAAATTCTGCAAAAGCTTGTAGGTCGAACTTCGACAACTCAGGAGAAGTGGTTACTAAATTACATAGTAATTCGTCTGTTTTAAAAGATTTTCTTACTACAAAATATCTAAAGAAACCTGTCTTTTTTGGTCCATGCCAAGGCTCTAAACCAGTATCTATACAATATTGACGAATGTTTTTTAGATTGTCTTCTAGTTGTTTATCAAACAAACCAGAATCTTTTTCTAAATTATCTCCCATCCACCAAACACCACGTCTTTTAAAACCTAGTGTAAACTCGTCTTTATCTGTTTTGTTAATTCTATCATAACCAATTGCAGAAAAACCATATTCCATTTTATTTCTGTAATGAAATACATTTGGCGAGGTTACAAATTCATCAAAAAGATCTTCAATGTTTTCTACTTTTCCTATTTTTTTAAATAAGGTTAAAGTACTTTCTTTTTTATATTGATGTTGTAATTCGATAGGTAATTGAATGTAAGGTGCACCAGGAATGTCTTGAAAAGGTACTTCCACTTCATCTTCAGATGGTACTAAAACATCAATTAATTTAGCTTCTGCATAGTTTTTACTAGACTTACTTATTTGTGCTTTTACCAATTGACCAGGTAAGGTATTGGGTACAAAAATCACAAAACTACCGTCTTCAGATTTTATTCTTGCAATTCCTTTTCCGCCAAAAGCGTAATCTTCAATTTTTAATTCTAAAACTTGATTCTTCTTTACAAATTTATTTCGTTCTCTACGTGGCATTCTTAATTGTTTATGGTTGCAAAATTAGGGAAAATATAGTTTGATGAAACAAAAAAGGCCACTCATTTGAGTAGCCTTTTTATAATTGTCAGATTCTATTTAGTTTCCAGCTTCTTTTTGTGCTTCTTGAATCATTTGTTCATTGGCAACAATAGCAAACTCTACACGTCTGTTTTTACTTCTTCCTTCTGCAGTTTCGTTTGTTGCAATTGGGTCATTAACACCTAAACCTTTGGTTTCAAATCTTGCATTTTCAAGACCTTTAGTGGTTAAATACTCTTTTACAGAATTTGCTCTTTTTGCAGATAAAGTTTGGTTGTATTCAACTCTACCAGTGCTGTCCGTGTAACCATAAATAACAATATTAGTATTTTCGTAACTATTAAAAATAGGAACTAATTTTTCTAAATTTGCTTTTGCTCCTGCAGATAATGTAGCTTTATTAGTATCAAATCTAACGGCATTTTCACCTAAAGTTAACATAATACCTTCACCAACTCTTTCTACTTCTGCACCAGGTATTGCTTCTTCTATTTCACGAGCTTGTTTGTCCATTTTATTACCAATTACACCACCGGTAACACCTCCAATTACACCACCTAAAACAGCGCCTAATTCAGAATTTTTACCATTTCCAACATTGTTTCCAATTACGGCACCTAAAATAGCACCTGCTGCAGTACCAATACCAGCACCTTTTTGTGTGTTGTTTGCATTTTTAACAGCTTCACAAGAGGTTAGCATGCTTGCTGTTATAAATAATACTGATAAACTATAAATTATTGATTTTTTCATTGTGTTTCTTTTTTAATTATTTTCTTTGAAAAGAGTAAGTAATATCTTTTGTTTGTCCTGCAACGTTAATTTGGTCTACCAATTGGAAGCTTGATTCTGTTACATTTATAATATCTAAAACAAAACCATTATTTACTTCTTTTGCTTTGTAGTCGTTAATGATTTTTAAAACAAATTTTCCATCTTTATTTAGGTACCAAGTTATTGGAGAACTAAATTCTTTACAAGAAGTACTTAGACTAGTAAGTGCCATTTCTCCTTTGTTGTTATTAGAAATAAAACTCCAGTCACTACCAACAAAACATTTAGAGTCTGCTATGTAAAAAGAAGTTACACTTAAAAAGTCTGATCCAGGAAAGTCAACAGCAGTCATTGTAAAATTTCCTTTTAAAATACGTTCGGTTTTATTGTCTAATTTGGTACTAACTGCAGAGGTAGATTTACATGCAATAGCTATTGAAATAAATAAAACAATACATAAAATTTTTTTCATAAGTAATATAGATTAGTTTTTTGCAAAGTTAAGAATACTAGTTAGCATATTCTTTATTTTTATATGATATAGTTTAAGACACGTTTTTATAAAGATAGTCACTTTTAGTGACATATTTTTTGAGTTTTTTTACAATTTATTTTAAATAAAGTATATTTTATTATTAAATGTTGATTTTGTTTAGTTTATAAATAGAAAATAACATATTTAAACTTTATTTTTTTAGCATTTCTCTGTAACAAATTTATTTTTGGTTCGTCTTATTTCTGTAACCAACTAAATATAAAAATGAGTTTTATAAGGGTATTACTTGCTATTTTCTTTCCGCCACTTTCTGTGATAGATAAAGGTTGTGGTTCTTTCTTTATTATTTTTTTACTGACGCTTTGCGGATGGATTCCGGGTGTAATCGGAGCTTTAGTTATTTTAAATAACCCTAAGAATTAGTAGAAATAGTCGTTTTAGAAGTTTCTGGTAGTTGTTTAAATTCATTAAGGACTAATTGCTAATTAACTTGTGTTCCGTTTTTAATTTCTTTAGAAGCTTGTAATAGAACTACATTTCCTGTTGTATTATAAACACCTATTACCAAACATTCACTCATAAAATTAGCGATTTGTCGGGGTTTAAAGTTTATAATAACAAGAACTTGTTTGTTAAGTAAATCTTGTTTTGTATATAAATCAGTAATTTGTGCGCTCGATTTTTTAATTCCTAGAGCACCAAAATCAATTTTTAGTTGATAGGCTGGTTTTCTAGCTTTAGGGAAATCATTGACTTCAATAATAGTTCCCATTCTAATATCAACTTTTAAAAAATCTTCGTAGGTAATTTCTTCTTTCATCCTATTTCCAACCTTCTCTAATCATTAGCTCTTCTATGTGTGCGTAATGATGTTTACTATGCCAAGCATAAATGCAGATGTTCTCTTTTAAGCAAACCTTTTCGTTTCTCGAAGGGTGAATAAATGTTTTTTCTAACTGTACATCTGTTAAGCCACGTAAGAAATAAACCCATTTAGAGTGTAAGGCTTTTAAGGCATCGATTGATAAAAATACAGGTGCAGCTTTAGAATCGTCCAATTCTGCCCAACGTTCTTCATAATATGCTTTAATAACAGGTTTGTCTTCTGTTAAAGCCCATTTAAAACGTGTATAGGCATTATGATGACTGTCGTAACAATGATGTACTACTTGTCTAATTGTCCAACCTTCCTCACGGTAAGGAGTGTCTAATTGATTGTCAGATAGTTTTTTAATTAAGAATTCCAATTCTTGGGGGAATCTCTCTAAAATAGAAATCCAATCTTCAATGTTTTTTTGGGTGATATTTTCAGGAATATTTGTTCTTCCAATCGGATATTTTAATTCTTCTAGTGTCATTTTTTTTCTTAGTAATTTTCTTTAAAAATATTCAGAATTTTTGTTTTCTGTATTTATAATTAACGCTTTTCTAAAGTTGATAATTGTATTAAGCATATTTTTTTATTGTTTTAAAATAGGCAACTTCTACGATATTAAAAACATTTGATTTATTTGGGTATAAGATAGTCTTTATTTTAAAAAGTATGAATCTCAAATATAAAAAATATCCTTTCACTTATCCTTTACCAATTTACAAAATTCAATAATCTTTTTGATTGTTTTATTAGGATCTTTTTTTCTCTAACTAATGAATAAATCTATAGCTCAAGGGAGAAAGTCTAGCATACGTTCTCCTTTGGGTATTAATGCAGGGGGTTTAATACATACTTTTTTAGGAACTTTGGGGCTTTATTTACTAATTTCTAAATCATACTTTGCTTTTGATATGATAAAGTATGTTGGTTTTTTTAAGCTTAAAAATAATAAAGTGGTAATGGATTTTGAAGATGAAAACAAACCGCAAAAAAAAGGGAAAAGTGATTTTTGGGTCGGATTTTTTACCAATACTTTAAATTAGGAAGTTGCATTATTCTTTTTGGCCTTTTTTCCTCAGTTTATCAATCTTTTAGAAATAGAAAACCCAGTACCTTTTATTTTACTAGGTTTTACATTTGCACTTATTGGTACTATTTGGTATTTAGGATTGTCTTTTTTTTGCGATTCTTTTTTCTCAAAAACTACAAAGTAATTCTAGTTTTAATGTCTGGTTAAATAAAATAAATGGTTTTGTTTTTATTTTGATGGCATTTTCAATACTACTAAGTTAAAGCTACCTATATTTTGTTATTTTTTCTGAATTAAGAACTTTCAATTTTTTACATTTACAAGATAGTTTTAAAATGGTTTAATTTTTTGAAACTTTGAAAATGTTTATAATTTGAGCCTAAATTTTTCTATAATAGTTCCTGTTTACAACCGTCCTAATGAAATAGAAGAGTTGTTAGATAGTCTTACAAAACAAGATTTTTCTAATGATTTTGAAGTTTTAATTATTGAAGATGGTTCTACTGAAAAAAGTGAAAATATTGTTGAGGAATATAAGTCTCGGCTTAACTTAAAATATATTTTTAAAGAAAATAGTGGAGCAGGAGCAAGTCGTAATTTCGGAATGCAAAAAGCTTCTGGTAATTATTATATTATTTTAGATTCGGATGTGATTGTCCCTCCACAGTATTTATCCGAAGTAAACAACGCTTTAGAAATCAATTTTACAGATGCTTTTGGTGGTCCAGATGCAGCTCATAAAAGTTTTACATCGTTACAAAAGGCAATTAATTATTCTATGACTTCTGTGTTAACTACAGGCGGAATTCGGGGTAAAAAACAAGCTGTTGGTAAATTTCAACCAAGAAGTTTTAATCTTGGTCTTTCTAAACGAGCTTTTAACAAGACACAAGGTTTTTCTAAAATGAAAAACGGAGAAGATATCGATTTAACATTCCGACTTTGGGAAAATGGTTTTGGAACACAATTGATAGAAAAGGCATTTGTCTACCATAAAAGAAGAAGCTCTATTCAGCAATTTTTTAAACAAACTTTTGGTTTCGGAACAGCAAGACCCATTTTGAAT
Proteins encoded in this region:
- a CDS encoding DUF6702 family protein: MRILIIICFAFLNINMTNDVHESISATFNVIKRGHVLMLEIEFDEENFIKFGESSSLHVSKEDFGNYLNKTTSWEFDGKKLIPQILDVQSGEHHTKVICFLSQNPDNIKSVTIKNEFLLNVTSHSNIVQLDINNTFKDFRLHKGRREIKVDYN
- a CDS encoding type II toxin-antitoxin system RelE/ParE family toxin; translated protein: MLYLSNIEDLFFKLCKQPNLGRLRNDIKENLYSFPIQKHLVFYTIDINKLIIIRVLHGSRDMPKHLKPK
- a CDS encoding type II toxin-antitoxin system ParD family antitoxin; this encodes MNISFTKQQEEYISNQVKSGEYQNNSEVIRDALRLHTIYRNKVINDLRAEIEKGFESGISKRSVKDIIASKRNQ
- the rlmD gene encoding 23S rRNA (uracil(1939)-C(5))-methyltransferase RlmD → MPRRERNKFVKKNQVLELKIEDYAFGGKGIARIKSEDGSFVIFVPNTLPGQLVKAQISKSSKNYAEAKLIDVLVPSEDEVEVPFQDIPGAPYIQLPIELQHQYKKESTLTLFKKIGKVENIEDLFDEFVTSPNVFHYRNKMEYGFSAIGYDRINKTDKDEFTLGFKRRGVWWMGDNLEKDSGLFDKQLEDNLKNIRQYCIDTGLEPWHGPKKTGFFRYFVVRKSFKTDELLCNLVTTSPELSKFDLQAFAEFLKNIFGERLAGLLHTINDETGDRTIATAGSLDLVYGKDKIVEELLGLNFEISMKSFFQTNPKCAEKLYNKVVEYVLEDKTKVDNTVVMDLFCGTGTIGQIVASKSENAKIVGVDIVASAIEDAEKNAKRNNIEGLQFYAADVGKFLIAHPEYQNKIKTIILDPARAGIAPKTLQKIINLNADRMVYVSCNPATQARDTELLAEAGYQIKKISLVDQFPHTSHIETVVLFER
- a CDS encoding OmpA family protein, with the protein product MKKSIIYSLSVLFITASMLTSCEAVKNANNTQKGAGIGTAAGAILGAVIGNNVGNGKNSELGAVLGGVIGGVTGGVIGNKMDKQAREIEEAIPGAEVERVGEGIMLTLGENAVRFDTNKATLSAGAKANLEKLVPIFNSYENTNIVIYGYTDSTGRVEYNQTLSAKRANSVKEYLTTKGLENARFETKGLGVNDPIATNETAEGRSKNRRVEFAIVANEQMIQEAQKEAGN
- a CDS encoding lipocalin family protein; this translates as MKKILCIVLFISIAIACKSTSAVSTKLDNKTERILKGNFTMTAVDFPGSDFLSVTSFYIADSKCFVGSDWSFISNNNKGEMALTSLSTSCKEFSSPITWYLNKDGKFVLKIINDYKAKEVNNGFVLDIINVTESSFQLVDQINVAGQTKDITYSFQRK
- a CDS encoding YqaE/Pmp3 family membrane protein, encoding MSFIRVLLAIFFPPLSVIDKGCGSFFIIFLLTLCGWIPGVIGALVILNNPKN
- a CDS encoding tRNA-binding protein, which codes for MKEEITYEDFLKVDIRMGTIIEVNDFPKARKPAYQLKIDFGALGIKKSSAQITDLYTKQDLLNKQVLVIINFKPRQIANFMSECLVIGVYNTTGNVVLLQASKEIKNGTQVN
- a CDS encoding YfiT family bacillithiol transferase, translated to MTLEELKYPIGRTNIPENITQKNIEDWISILERFPQELEFLIKKLSDNQLDTPYREEGWTIRQVVHHCYDSHHNAYTRFKWALTEDKPVIKAYYEERWAELDDSKAAPVFLSIDALKALHSKWVYFLRGLTDVQLEKTFIHPSRNEKVCLKENICIYAWHSKHHYAHIEELMIREGWK
- a CDS encoding LysE family translocator, coding for MNKSIAQGRKSSIRSPLGINAGGLIHTFLGTLGLYLLISKSYFAFDMIKYVGFFKLKNNKVVMDFEDENKPQKKGKSDFWVGFFTNTLN
- a CDS encoding glycosyltransferase — its product is MSLNFSIIVPVYNRPNEIEELLDSLTKQDFSNDFEVLIIEDGSTEKSENIVEEYKSRLNLKYIFKENSGAGASRNFGMQKASGNYYIILDSDVIVPPQYLSEVNNALEINFTDAFGGPDAAHKSFTSLQKAINYSMTSVLTTGGIRGKKQAVGKFQPRSFNLGLSKRAFNKTQGFSKMKNGEDIDLTFRLWENGFGTQLIEKAFVYHKRRSSIQQFFKQTFGFGTARPILNKKYPETAKPTYWFPSLFIIGIDISIILAIFGYNQLLYFYGFYFLLIFLDSLVQNKNLKVAFLSVFTSLTQFLGYGLGFLESKFYPKKNK